A part of Corynebacterium mustelae genomic DNA contains:
- the argH gene encoding argininosuccinate lyase — translation MEHNGTNEGALWGGRFSGGPAEAMFALSVSTHFDWVLAPYDVLASKAHAKVLHKAGLLSDEDLETMLAGLDQLGADVANGTFGPEPTDEDVHGAMERGLIDRVGSGVGGRLRAGRSRNDQVATLFRMWVRDAIRDIAAQLTDVISALSKQAANHPGVIMPGKTHFQAAQPVLLAHSLLAHVHPLLRDIERLQDLDKRLAISPYGSGALAGSSLKLDPEAIAFELGFTDAADNSLDATASRDFAAETAFVLAQIAIDLSRLSEEIIAWCTPEFGYVTLHDSWSTGSSIMPQKKNPDVAELTRGKTGRLIGNLSGLMATLKAMPLAYNRDLQEDKEPIVDSVAQLNLLLPAMTGLISTLTFHPERMRELAPAGYTLATDLAEWMVREGVPFREAHEASGACVRIAEARGVGLNELTDEEFASVDKRLHPGVRDVLTVEGAVASRATKGGTAQVRVDEQRQRVDTLTAEYLAWANTPVRGEKDHRK, via the coding sequence ATGGAACATAACGGTACAAACGAAGGCGCCCTGTGGGGTGGTCGGTTTTCCGGCGGCCCTGCTGAGGCGATGTTCGCGCTTTCGGTTTCCACACATTTCGATTGGGTTCTTGCGCCTTATGATGTTTTGGCATCTAAAGCACATGCAAAAGTTTTGCATAAAGCGGGATTACTCAGCGATGAAGATCTAGAAACAATGCTTGCAGGTCTTGACCAATTGGGTGCAGATGTAGCCAATGGAACATTCGGCCCTGAACCCACGGATGAGGACGTTCACGGGGCTATGGAACGAGGTCTGATAGATCGAGTAGGAAGTGGAGTTGGCGGCAGGTTGCGCGCTGGCCGGTCACGAAACGATCAGGTGGCAACGCTGTTCCGGATGTGGGTGCGGGATGCGATCCGAGATATTGCTGCCCAATTAACCGATGTGATCAGTGCGCTGTCGAAGCAGGCAGCTAACCACCCAGGTGTTATCATGCCGGGCAAGACGCATTTCCAGGCGGCACAGCCTGTGCTCCTTGCTCATTCATTGCTGGCACATGTACATCCGTTGCTTCGGGACATTGAGCGTCTTCAAGACTTGGACAAACGGTTGGCAATTTCTCCATATGGTTCTGGTGCCTTGGCCGGATCATCGTTAAAACTAGATCCGGAAGCCATTGCTTTTGAACTCGGTTTCACGGATGCAGCCGATAATTCGTTAGACGCCACGGCATCTCGGGATTTTGCGGCGGAAACTGCGTTCGTTCTTGCACAGATAGCTATCGATCTATCGCGGCTATCTGAGGAGATCATCGCCTGGTGTACACCAGAATTTGGTTACGTGACACTTCACGATTCTTGGTCAACTGGCTCCTCAATTATGCCGCAGAAAAAGAACCCCGATGTAGCGGAGCTAACCAGGGGTAAGACTGGTCGCTTGATTGGAAACCTCAGCGGGCTTATGGCCACTTTAAAAGCAATGCCGCTGGCCTATAACCGGGATCTCCAAGAGGACAAAGAACCAATTGTCGATTCTGTGGCTCAGCTTAATCTGTTGCTTCCTGCAATGACGGGACTTATTTCCACCCTAACATTCCACCCAGAGCGGATGCGTGAACTTGCACCGGCTGGTTACACTTTGGCAACCGATCTGGCGGAATGGATGGTTCGAGAGGGGGTCCCATTCCGCGAGGCACACGAAGCATCTGGCGCATGCGTTCGTATTGCCGAGGCTCGCGGTGTCGGCTTGAATGAGCTCACGGACGAGGAATTTGCCAGCGTTGACAAACGATTGCACCCAGGTGTCCGGGATGTGCTTACGGTTGAGGGGGCAGTTGCGTCTCGTGCCACCAAGGGGGGTACCGCCCAGGTTCGCGTTGATGAGCAACGCCAGCGAGTCGATACCCTAACCGCAGAATACCTTGCGTGGGCTAATACTCCGGTGCGGGGTGAGAAAGATCATCGCAAGTAA
- a CDS encoding Trm112 family protein, with product MSMDPKLLEVLACPRDKGPLEYIEEEQVLVNPRLKIAYRIDDGIPVMLSDEAIDWPKK from the coding sequence ATGAGTATGGATCCGAAATTGCTTGAGGTATTGGCTTGTCCACGTGACAAAGGGCCGCTGGAATATATCGAAGAAGAACAAGTTCTTGTAAATCCGCGCCTCAAGATTGCCTATCGCATTGATGATGGGATCCCAGTGATGCTTTCTGATGAAGCAATCGACTGGCCGAAAAAGTAG
- the argF gene encoding ornithine carbamoyltransferase, whose product MTTRISIDGSTAGSPAVINGVRHFLADDHLSPREQAEVLELAIALKSDPFSHRPFEGPQSVAVLFDKTSTRTRFSFATGIGHLGGNPIVVDSGNTQLGKGETLTDTAALLSANCAAIVWRTYAHQNFLEMAKTATVPIINSLCDDFHPCQILADLQTVVEKLCPETGPAGLSGIKAVYLGDGDNNMANSYMLGFATAGIDITIIAPTGFQPRQEFVDRAQRRATETGATVQVTDNIEAVTDAHVVITDTWVSMGMENDGLDRKTPFLPYQVNDEIMKKAHNSAIFMHCLPAYRGNEVTASVIDGPQSVVYDEQANRLHAQKALLVWLMEHQPEVGE is encoded by the coding sequence ATGACCACTCGTATTTCTATTGACGGATCAACTGCCGGATCGCCGGCGGTAATCAATGGCGTTCGGCATTTTTTAGCCGATGATCATTTATCACCACGCGAACAGGCTGAAGTCTTAGAACTAGCAATTGCCCTTAAATCCGACCCGTTTTCCCATAGGCCATTTGAGGGACCACAATCCGTTGCGGTTTTATTTGATAAGACATCAACCCGGACTCGGTTCTCGTTTGCGACGGGTATCGGCCATCTTGGTGGCAACCCAATTGTTGTAGATTCTGGAAATACTCAATTAGGTAAGGGCGAAACCCTGACCGATACCGCTGCACTTCTGTCAGCGAATTGTGCAGCTATTGTGTGGCGAACCTACGCGCACCAAAATTTCCTGGAGATGGCGAAAACAGCCACGGTTCCGATTATCAACAGTCTGTGTGATGATTTTCATCCGTGTCAGATTTTGGCGGACCTGCAAACCGTCGTCGAAAAGCTCTGCCCGGAAACAGGACCGGCTGGCCTGTCTGGAATTAAAGCGGTGTATCTCGGTGACGGCGATAACAATATGGCTAATTCATATATGTTGGGCTTTGCAACCGCAGGTATTGACATCACGATCATCGCACCTACAGGTTTTCAACCTCGCCAGGAGTTCGTTGATCGGGCACAGCGACGTGCAACCGAGACCGGTGCTACGGTACAGGTCACCGACAATATTGAAGCTGTTACGGATGCGCACGTTGTTATCACTGATACCTGGGTTTCGATGGGGATGGAGAACGACGGTCTGGATCGAAAGACCCCATTCTTGCCGTATCAGGTAAATGATGAAATTATGAAGAAGGCGCATAATAGTGCAATTTTTATGCATTGCTTGCCCGCATACCGTGGTAACGAGGTAACCGCTTCAGTAATTGACGGACCGCAGTCCGTTGTTTACGACGAGCAGGCTAATCGACTCCACGCTCAGAAAGCACTTTTAGTATGGCTCATGGAACATCAACCAGAGGTAGGTGAGTAA
- the tyrS gene encoding tyrosine--tRNA ligase codes for MNIIDELSWRGLINQSTDLEELRQACESPITLYCGFDPTGASLHAGHLVPLIMLKRFQQAGHRIITLAGGATGMIGDPRDVGERSMLSDAEVQVNVESIKEQIRRFIDYAEDKAIMVNNADWLGKMSLIEFLRDLGKNFSLNTMLDRDTVKRRLENDGISYTEFSYMLLQSYDYVHLNRQYNCVLQIGGGDQWGNIVSGVDLNRRMNQKKVHALTVPLVTDASGAKFGKSTGGGKLWLDPELTSPYSWYQYFLNAGDTVVIDYLRWFTFLSQDEIVEYETAVAERPHLREAQRRLAQEMTTLVHGAAATEAVELAAQALFGRADISELDESTLRGVLSETPIAEIGAEDPRSITDLLVATGLANSKGAARRTIKEGGAYANNVRIDSDTWEPAASDLLHGNWLVLRKGKKNFAGVRFV; via the coding sequence ATGAATATCATCGATGAGCTCTCGTGGCGTGGCCTCATCAACCAATCCACTGATCTGGAAGAATTACGTCAAGCATGTGAATCTCCGATCACCCTTTATTGCGGTTTTGACCCGACCGGTGCTTCGTTGCACGCTGGTCACCTCGTTCCGCTCATCATGTTAAAGCGGTTTCAACAAGCTGGGCATCGGATCATTACACTCGCCGGTGGTGCCACCGGAATGATCGGCGATCCTCGTGATGTAGGGGAACGGTCCATGCTCTCCGACGCAGAAGTGCAAGTGAACGTTGAGTCGATCAAAGAACAGATTCGCAGGTTCATTGATTATGCCGAGGATAAAGCAATCATGGTGAACAATGCTGATTGGCTTGGCAAAATGAGCCTGATCGAGTTCCTTCGGGATCTTGGCAAAAACTTCTCGTTGAACACCATGCTTGATCGTGACACAGTCAAACGACGCTTGGAAAACGATGGCATTTCCTACACTGAATTTTCCTACATGCTACTGCAATCCTACGACTACGTGCACCTTAATCGGCAGTACAATTGTGTACTGCAGATTGGCGGCGGGGATCAATGGGGGAACATTGTGTCCGGCGTCGACCTTAACCGTCGCATGAACCAGAAGAAAGTTCATGCACTCACGGTCCCATTGGTCACTGACGCTTCCGGTGCGAAGTTTGGTAAATCCACAGGCGGCGGAAAACTATGGCTCGATCCGGAACTTACGTCCCCCTATTCTTGGTACCAGTATTTCCTTAACGCTGGCGACACAGTGGTTATTGACTACCTGCGGTGGTTCACATTCCTAAGCCAAGACGAAATCGTGGAATATGAAACTGCGGTTGCTGAGCGCCCACACCTTCGCGAGGCCCAACGCCGACTTGCACAGGAAATGACTACTTTGGTGCACGGTGCAGCGGCAACTGAAGCAGTTGAACTTGCGGCGCAAGCGCTTTTTGGTCGCGCCGATATCAGTGAATTGGATGAATCTACATTGCGTGGAGTGCTCTCTGAAACCCCGATAGCCGAAATCGGAGCAGAAGATCCTCGTAGCATCACGGATCTTTTGGTTGCAACAGGCTTAGCCAACTCAAAAGGCGCAGCCCGACGTACCATCAAAGAAGGAGGCGCCTACGCGAATAACGTTCGGATCGATTCGGATACGTGGGAGCCTGCCGCATCAGATTTGTTGCATGGTAATTGGTTAGTTTTACGCAAGGGGAAAAAGAACTTTGCCGGAGTGCGATTTGTCTAG
- a CDS encoding DUF4253 domain-containing protein, which yields MKKHRKSLLKKRRWPQTADGGYKEIPLSFDIDWCNASRYCKGLPNFGYPVEPALAVEANGPRRLFVGNIHVGGGFDTIWQEFVLGYSELRIWPMIITDDFDPTVTCQLDSVGISSSTLEAFMELTRLHDLTFFGLAAGCETNSEFSYIPPDIGSGEKLLTVAAYSPADVPAHIGWIGAGHRGISPAIISSVLASWQERFGAVLMAMGNNCLKLQVPKLQLSTEQENLLALEHQLLCPDLKLDSPETKANYSRTVLKSRNWIFRW from the coding sequence ATGAAAAAGCACCGAAAGAGCCTTTTGAAAAAGCGTCGGTGGCCGCAGACAGCTGATGGTGGCTACAAGGAAATCCCGCTTTCGTTCGACATTGACTGGTGTAATGCCTCACGATATTGCAAAGGGCTGCCGAACTTCGGATACCCCGTGGAACCTGCGTTGGCAGTTGAGGCGAATGGACCCCGGCGGCTCTTTGTGGGGAATATCCACGTAGGTGGTGGTTTCGACACAATATGGCAAGAGTTCGTGCTGGGGTATTCCGAACTTAGGATCTGGCCGATGATAATCACGGACGATTTTGATCCGACCGTTACCTGCCAACTCGACAGCGTTGGGATTTCTTCTTCCACACTGGAAGCTTTTATGGAATTAACGCGGCTGCACGATCTCACATTTTTCGGTTTAGCGGCTGGCTGTGAAACCAATTCGGAGTTTAGCTATATCCCACCCGATATCGGTTCTGGCGAAAAGCTCCTAACAGTTGCCGCATACTCGCCAGCAGATGTTCCGGCGCACATAGGGTGGATCGGTGCCGGGCATCGAGGAATTTCACCCGCAATAATTTCTTCTGTTCTTGCCAGTTGGCAGGAGCGCTTCGGAGCGGTTCTCATGGCAATGGGAAATAACTGTCTTAAACTTCAGGTCCCTAAATTGCAGCTTTCAACTGAACAGGAAAACCTGCTTGCTTTGGAACATCAACTTTTATGTCCAGACCTGAAGCTAGATTCGCCGGAAACAAAAGCGAACTACAGCCGCACAGTTCTTAAGAGCCGGAACTGGATTTTCCGCTGGTAA
- a CDS encoding acetylornithine transaminase, whose amino-acid sequence MTNSDNLAHWQEVIMDTYGAPKIEVVSALGSVIEDSEGRKHIDLLAGIAVNALGHAHPTIIKAVTDQISRFGHVSNLMASAPVIDLATELIKRFSLSCAADANEAIEIAGESRVFFCNSGAEANEAALKIARLTGRSRILAAENGFHGRTMGALSLTGQSEKRQPFYPLLMGVQFYPYGDIDYLRKMVEIDANDVAAIFIEPIQGETGVIPAPEGFLREVRSLCDEFGILMVVDEVQTGVGRTGKFFAFQHEGIRPDIVTMAKGLGGGLPIGACLASGPAATLLAPGQHGTTFGGNPVSCAAGNALIKVVDDNFCTTVANRGVILAELAANLPGVVEVRGKGLMLGVVFEHPIAKELAARGTDYGVIINAPTEYVLRLTPPLIISEFEMQEATKRLTSLITDVLEAYLAENAAVEDSESDSEEAILEGEFIPQEAEE is encoded by the coding sequence GTGACCAATTCTGACAATCTTGCGCACTGGCAAGAAGTAATTATGGATACCTACGGAGCACCAAAAATTGAGGTTGTTTCCGCACTCGGTTCGGTTATCGAGGATTCAGAAGGGCGTAAACACATCGACCTTCTTGCAGGGATCGCAGTTAATGCTCTCGGGCATGCGCACCCTACGATAATCAAGGCTGTTACGGATCAAATCTCTAGATTCGGGCACGTATCCAACCTCATGGCTTCGGCACCCGTGATCGATTTGGCAACGGAATTGATAAAACGGTTCTCCTTAAGCTGCGCAGCTGATGCAAACGAGGCAATCGAAATTGCAGGTGAATCACGGGTTTTCTTCTGTAATTCGGGAGCAGAAGCGAACGAAGCCGCGTTGAAGATTGCCAGGCTGACTGGTCGCAGCAGGATCCTGGCCGCGGAAAATGGTTTCCACGGCAGAACCATGGGAGCGCTGTCGCTCACTGGACAATCGGAAAAGCGGCAGCCATTTTACCCGTTGCTTATGGGCGTGCAGTTCTATCCCTATGGTGACATTGATTATTTGCGCAAGATGGTGGAAATAGACGCCAACGACGTTGCAGCAATCTTCATCGAACCGATTCAAGGCGAAACAGGTGTTATTCCTGCACCTGAGGGATTCTTGCGCGAGGTTCGGTCACTTTGCGACGAATTTGGGATTCTCATGGTTGTTGATGAAGTACAAACAGGTGTTGGTAGGACCGGAAAATTCTTTGCCTTCCAACATGAGGGAATCCGCCCGGATATTGTCACCATGGCTAAAGGGCTAGGTGGTGGATTACCAATAGGCGCATGTCTGGCGTCCGGACCAGCAGCAACACTGCTGGCACCGGGGCAGCATGGTACAACCTTTGGCGGCAATCCGGTATCCTGCGCCGCCGGAAATGCACTGATAAAAGTTGTAGACGATAACTTCTGCACCACAGTTGCCAATCGCGGTGTTATTCTTGCCGAGCTGGCAGCCAACCTGCCCGGGGTAGTGGAGGTACGTGGTAAAGGCCTTATGCTGGGGGTTGTTTTTGAGCATCCAATTGCAAAGGAACTTGCGGCACGCGGAACGGACTACGGGGTTATCATCAATGCCCCAACCGAATACGTGCTTCGGTTGACCCCGCCGTTGATTATCAGCGAATTTGAGATGCAGGAAGCAACCAAGCGCCTTACTTCTTTGATCACAGACGTCTTAGAAGCTTATTTGGCGGAAAATGCTGCGGTTGAAGATTCTGAAAGTGATTCCGAAGAAGCAATCCTCGAGGGGGAGTTCATTCCCCAGGAAGCTGAAGAATAA
- a CDS encoding HAD-IIA family hydrolase, which translates to MNSTVLDRYDSLLFDLDGTVWEGGRLLPHAESLLNSSQIPVMYITNNASRGPEAVAEILKSLGVSATEQQVLTSAQAAIDLALLNLEPGASVYVLGAESFKTLAVQAGFRVVDSADDSPAAVLHGHNPETGWSQLSEAALSIQRGALYFASNLDTTLPMERGLMVGNGSMVAAVVAATGVHPTSAGKPEPAMFQSAARRLSSERPLAVGDRLNTDIAGGVAAGMDTFHVLTGVSKHWSLVYAPVTQRPTYVAKDLSSLSLAPELLMPGIQGDYRVTLDGKDIRIAEGSGNPEAALRSVLSLAWRDGFTFDGKVIADGEKAEKALKLWGA; encoded by the coding sequence ATGAATTCAACAGTGCTTGATCGCTACGACAGCTTGCTTTTTGATTTGGACGGTACAGTTTGGGAAGGCGGCAGGCTCTTGCCGCACGCGGAATCTCTGTTGAATTCGTCGCAGATTCCGGTGATGTACATAACCAATAATGCTTCCCGAGGCCCAGAAGCCGTGGCCGAGATACTGAAATCTTTGGGTGTGTCTGCTACGGAACAACAGGTATTAACCTCCGCTCAGGCAGCTATAGACTTGGCACTTTTAAATCTCGAACCTGGTGCTTCGGTCTATGTGTTGGGTGCGGAATCGTTTAAGACCTTGGCAGTCCAGGCCGGTTTTCGTGTAGTAGATTCCGCCGATGATAGTCCCGCAGCGGTTCTTCACGGACATAATCCTGAAACAGGCTGGTCACAGCTTTCTGAGGCAGCATTGAGTATTCAACGCGGTGCGTTGTATTTTGCTTCAAACTTGGACACGACTTTGCCGATGGAACGTGGGTTGATGGTGGGAAACGGTTCTATGGTTGCGGCAGTGGTCGCAGCCACCGGAGTGCATCCAACTTCAGCGGGCAAACCTGAGCCAGCAATGTTTCAGTCAGCTGCGCGGCGGCTTTCTTCTGAGAGGCCGCTGGCTGTAGGAGATCGGCTGAACACTGATATTGCAGGTGGCGTCGCTGCCGGGATGGACACATTTCATGTACTAACCGGTGTTTCTAAGCATTGGTCTCTAGTGTATGCCCCTGTAACGCAGCGCCCTACATACGTTGCCAAGGATCTCTCAAGTTTATCGTTGGCTCCGGAACTGCTGATGCCTGGTATCCAAGGTGACTATCGCGTAACTCTTGATGGTAAAGATATTCGCATTGCCGAAGGTAGTGGAAACCCAGAAGCCGCGCTTCGCAGTGTGTTGTCACTGGCTTGGCGTGACGGTTTTACATTTGATGGAAAAGTCATCGCAGATGGTGAAAAAGCTGAAAAAGCCTTGAAATTGTGGGGGGCCTAA
- a CDS encoding DUF2871 domain-containing protein: MQKLFASAASYTVLGLLAGVFYREFTRAQDFVGVTRLSTLHTHLLVLGTIMFLVLLALSAVFKLHEHKQFTIFFIVYNVGVLWTTAFMVVKGINQVLEPNFTMSPALAGVSGFGHIILTIGFFQLFMILGKQLKKYS; encoded by the coding sequence ATGCAAAAACTATTCGCCTCTGCTGCGTCGTATACAGTGCTTGGTTTACTTGCTGGTGTTTTCTACCGTGAGTTCACACGTGCCCAAGATTTCGTAGGGGTAACCCGGCTTTCCACCCTTCACACCCACTTACTTGTTCTAGGAACAATTATGTTCCTAGTCCTCCTTGCGCTCTCCGCAGTATTCAAACTGCATGAACATAAGCAGTTCACCATTTTCTTTATCGTCTACAACGTAGGTGTTCTTTGGACCACCGCATTCATGGTAGTCAAAGGAATTAATCAAGTGCTCGAACCGAATTTCACGATGTCACCAGCCTTAGCAGGAGTTTCAGGGTTCGGACACATCATCTTGACGATTGGTTTCTTCCAATTATTCATGATTCTGGGCAAACAGCTGAAGAAGTATTCGTAA
- a CDS encoding argininosuccinate synthase yields the protein MTNRVVLAYSGGLDTSVAIPYLAKMTGGEVVAVSLDLGQGGEDMESVRQRALDCGAVESIVIDAKDEFANEYCLPTIKANGMYMKQYPLLSAISRPLIVKHLVDAAKEFGGTHVSHGCTGKGNDQVRFEVGFRSLNPDLEIIAPARDYAWTRDKAIAFAEEINLPIEQSKKSPFSIDQNVWGRAVETGFLEDLWNPPTKDLYAYTEDPALGNAPDEVIISFKAGVPVAIDGRPVTVLEAIEEMNRRAGAQGVGRLDMVEDRLVGIKSREVYEAPGAIALITAHEALEDVTVERELARYKRLIDARWSEEVYDGLWFGPLKRSLDAFIESTQEHVTGDIRMVLHAGNCVVNGRRSDHSLYDFNLATYDTGDTFDQTLAKGFVELHGLSSKIANRRDREA from the coding sequence ATGACCAATCGTGTCGTTCTTGCATATTCTGGCGGCCTAGATACCTCAGTCGCTATTCCGTATTTGGCGAAGATGACCGGCGGCGAAGTAGTTGCTGTTTCGCTTGACCTCGGCCAAGGCGGCGAAGACATGGAATCAGTGCGGCAACGGGCGCTGGACTGCGGCGCGGTCGAATCCATCGTCATTGACGCCAAAGATGAGTTTGCCAATGAATACTGCTTGCCAACGATCAAGGCAAACGGCATGTACATGAAGCAATACCCACTTTTGTCTGCTATTTCGCGCCCATTGATTGTCAAGCACCTAGTCGACGCCGCAAAAGAATTTGGGGGCACCCATGTTTCCCATGGCTGTACTGGCAAAGGCAACGACCAGGTTCGTTTCGAAGTCGGTTTCCGCTCCTTAAACCCAGACCTGGAAATCATCGCACCTGCTCGTGACTATGCTTGGACCCGGGATAAGGCGATCGCGTTTGCCGAAGAAATCAATCTACCTATTGAACAGTCGAAGAAGTCGCCGTTTTCCATCGACCAAAATGTATGGGGTAGGGCAGTAGAAACCGGCTTCCTTGAGGATCTGTGGAACCCACCTACTAAAGACCTCTATGCATATACCGAGGACCCAGCTTTAGGTAATGCGCCAGATGAGGTAATCATTTCGTTCAAGGCTGGGGTGCCAGTTGCGATTGATGGGCGTCCAGTAACCGTGCTGGAAGCAATCGAAGAAATGAACCGTCGGGCAGGCGCGCAAGGCGTTGGCCGACTCGACATGGTGGAGGACCGGTTGGTCGGTATTAAATCCCGCGAGGTGTATGAAGCCCCGGGTGCAATAGCTTTGATCACGGCGCATGAAGCATTAGAAGACGTCACTGTCGAACGCGAGTTAGCGCGCTACAAGCGGCTTATCGACGCCCGGTGGTCCGAGGAAGTCTATGATGGCTTGTGGTTTGGGCCGTTGAAGCGTTCCCTTGATGCCTTTATCGAATCCACTCAAGAGCATGTCACCGGCGATATTCGCATGGTCTTGCATGCTGGTAACTGCGTGGTTAATGGCCGCAGGTCCGATCATTCTCTCTATGACTTCAACTTGGCCACCTACGACACCGGTGATACTTTCGACCAGACATTGGCGAAGGGCTTCGTCGAACTACACGGATTATCCTCCAAGATCGCGAACCGCCGCGACCGCGAAGCTTAA
- a CDS encoding arginine repressor has protein sequence MNNSPITRTVRQALILDLLEQNLVSSQMQLSELLKEKGVEITQGTLSRDLDELGAKKVRPENGRAFYAVGSVEETTVPISVGTREKLRKMLDDLLVSSDYSGNIAVLRTPPGAAAFLASFIDRVGMDEVVGTIAGDDTVFVLARDPMSGRELAAMLSNR, from the coding sequence ATGAATAACAGTCCGATCACTCGGACGGTCCGCCAGGCCCTAATCCTCGATTTGTTGGAACAAAATCTTGTTTCCAGCCAAATGCAACTAAGCGAGCTTTTGAAAGAGAAAGGTGTCGAAATTACCCAGGGCACACTTTCTCGAGATCTAGATGAACTCGGCGCTAAGAAAGTGCGCCCAGAAAATGGTCGCGCGTTTTACGCTGTCGGAAGCGTTGAAGAAACAACGGTTCCGATCAGCGTTGGTACACGAGAAAAACTGCGGAAAATGCTGGATGACCTTTTGGTGTCTTCAGATTATTCCGGGAATATTGCTGTTTTGCGAACCCCGCCGGGGGCAGCGGCTTTCCTTGCCAGCTTTATCGATCGGGTAGGGATGGATGAAGTTGTAGGCACTATCGCAGGTGACGATACCGTTTTTGTTCTAGCGCGTGACCCAATGTCTGGAAGGGAATTGGCGGCGATGCTGAGTAATCGCTAG
- the argB gene encoding acetylglutamate kinase, with translation MNDLNPQKRATVLAEALPWLQHLRDKIVVVKYGGNAMVDDDLKAAFAADMVFLRTVGAKPVVVHGGGPQISQMLARLGLEGEFLGGFRVTTPEVMDIVRMVLFGQVGRDLVGLINSHGPYAVGTSGEDAGLFTAAKRLVEVDGELTDIGLVGDIVSVDASSLMDIIEAGRIPVVSTIAPGQDGEIYNINADTAAGALASALGAERLLILTNVEGLYTNWPDKSSIISQTSVSELKEMLPILDSGMIPKMESCMRSVEEGVRAAHVIDGRIAHSVLLELLTAGGIGTMVVPDDVVADSSNPTIYRESQD, from the coding sequence ATGAACGATCTCAACCCCCAAAAACGTGCCACAGTTCTTGCTGAAGCATTACCCTGGCTGCAACACCTACGCGACAAAATCGTCGTCGTGAAATACGGCGGCAATGCGATGGTAGATGACGATTTAAAGGCGGCATTCGCTGCTGACATGGTCTTCTTACGCACGGTGGGTGCGAAACCGGTCGTGGTTCACGGCGGTGGGCCGCAAATATCCCAAATGTTGGCGAGATTAGGGTTAGAAGGTGAGTTCCTCGGGGGGTTTCGGGTAACTACCCCCGAAGTGATGGATATTGTGCGGATGGTTCTTTTTGGGCAAGTTGGTCGTGACTTGGTCGGGTTGATCAATTCGCATGGCCCCTATGCTGTAGGGACCTCAGGAGAAGACGCGGGTTTATTCACGGCTGCAAAACGGCTTGTTGAAGTTGACGGTGAATTAACCGACATCGGTTTGGTTGGTGACATAGTTAGCGTCGATGCAAGCAGTTTGATGGACATTATTGAGGCAGGAAGAATTCCTGTCGTGTCTACGATCGCACCAGGTCAAGACGGAGAAATATATAATATTAACGCGGATACGGCGGCGGGGGCGCTTGCTTCGGCATTGGGTGCAGAACGTTTACTAATTCTTACAAATGTAGAAGGTTTATATACCAATTGGCCCGATAAATCTTCAATAATTTCTCAGACTTCCGTGAGTGAACTCAAAGAAATGCTTCCAATTTTGGATTCCGGGATGATTCCAAAAATGGAGTCTTGCATGCGATCGGTCGAGGAAGGAGTGCGTGCCGCGCATGTTATTGATGGTCGAATCGCGCACTCAGTTTTATTAGAACTTTTAACAGCTGGTGGTATCGGGACTATGGTTGTTCCTGATGATGTTGTTGCTGATTCCAGTAACCCCACCATTTATCGGGAATCCCAGGATTAA